From a region of the Prevotella melaninogenica genome:
- a CDS encoding DIP1984 family protein translates to MKLAEALAIRKDTQKRIEQLKSRILNNVRVQEGDSPSEEPKELMKEMDACLNTLFALIFKINKTNMNTITEGRTITEMMAERDILSMRITSLREIFNKASESQERYSRSEIKMVTTIDIKPLGKKIDDLSKQLRELDMKIQTLNFTTELME, encoded by the coding sequence ATGAAATTAGCAGAGGCATTAGCTATTCGTAAGGATACACAAAAAAGAATAGAACAGCTTAAAAGTAGAATACTGAATAATGTTCGAGTACAGGAAGGGGATTCTCCATCAGAAGAACCTAAGGAGTTGATGAAAGAAATGGATGCTTGTCTGAATACTCTTTTCGCTTTAATATTCAAGATTAACAAGACTAACATGAATACTATTACTGAAGGGCGGACTATCACAGAAATGATGGCAGAACGTGATATTCTCTCTATGCGTATCACGTCACTTCGAGAAATTTTTAATAAAGCGTCAGAATCTCAGGAACGTTACAGCCGTTCTGAAATCAAAATGGTAACAACCATAGATATCAAGCCTTTAGGTAAGAAGATTGATGACTTATCTAAGCAATTACGCGAACTTGATATGAAGATACAGACACTAAATTTCACAACTGAACTAATGGAGTAA
- a CDS encoding lactate utilization protein B, with amino-acid sequence MSTYHSKKAKEFLKDPKKVERHDHTFWSLRQKRDAAAAELPEWEDLREHASRIKEHTATHLADYLEQFSNSLERNGVIVHFAKDAQEFNEMVYGILESHKVKKLVKSKSMLTEECEMNAYLIKRGINVVESDLGERILQLMHLKPAHIVMPAIHLTRDEIGEMFEEKGISKEKGNHDPAYLTRCAREDLRGDFMDADAGLTGCNFGVAATGDCVVCTNEGNADMSTSVPKLHIVAMGIEKVIPDYDSLAVFQRLLARSGTGQPSTAFTSQFRKARPGGEMHVILVDNGRSDMIANKEHWMTLKCIRCGACMNTCPVYRRSEGYSYSYFIPGPIGVDLGMLKNPKQHSGNVSACSLCLSCDCVCPAKVTPGSQIYRWRQSLEKYGTENKEKKVMAEGMKVVYENYHIYDALLRNSSVANHIPESLMDIKLNPWSIGHTMPKFAKKPFHVIFKHAMEELKHE; translated from the coding sequence ATGTCAACATATCATTCTAAAAAAGCAAAAGAGTTTCTGAAAGACCCTAAGAAGGTTGAACGACATGACCATACATTTTGGTCATTACGTCAGAAAAGAGATGCTGCAGCGGCAGAGCTACCAGAATGGGAGGATTTACGCGAACATGCAAGTCGAATAAAAGAGCATACAGCAACCCATTTAGCTGACTATTTAGAGCAATTCTCTAATAGTTTGGAACGTAATGGTGTTATTGTTCATTTTGCAAAAGATGCACAAGAGTTTAATGAAATGGTTTATGGGATACTTGAATCTCATAAAGTAAAGAAACTCGTTAAATCTAAATCCATGCTTACCGAGGAATGTGAGATGAATGCTTATCTGATAAAGAGAGGTATCAACGTCGTTGAATCCGACCTTGGTGAGCGTATTCTTCAACTCATGCATTTAAAGCCTGCGCATATCGTTATGCCTGCTATTCACTTGACTCGTGATGAGATTGGAGAGATGTTTGAGGAGAAAGGAATCTCTAAAGAGAAAGGAAATCATGACCCAGCTTATCTTACACGTTGTGCACGTGAAGATCTGCGTGGTGATTTTATGGATGCTGATGCAGGACTGACAGGTTGTAACTTTGGTGTTGCTGCGACAGGAGATTGTGTTGTCTGCACCAATGAAGGTAATGCTGACATGTCAACATCAGTACCTAAATTACATATTGTTGCCATGGGTATTGAGAAAGTTATTCCTGATTATGATTCGTTGGCAGTGTTCCAACGCTTATTAGCACGCAGTGGAACAGGACAACCATCAACTGCCTTTACCTCTCAATTCCGTAAGGCACGACCAGGAGGAGAGATGCATGTAATATTAGTAGACAATGGTCGTAGTGACATGATTGCTAATAAAGAACATTGGATGACACTAAAGTGTATTCGATGTGGTGCATGTATGAATACTTGTCCTGTCTATCGTCGTTCAGAAGGTTATTCATATAGTTACTTTATTCCAGGTCCTATTGGAGTTGACCTTGGTATGCTAAAGAATCCAAAACAGCATAGTGGTAATGTTTCTGCATGCTCATTATGTTTGAGTTGTGATTGTGTTTGCCCTGCAAAGGTAACTCCAGGTAGTCAGATTTATCGATGGCGTCAAAGCCTTGAGAAATATGGTACAGAGAATAAAGAAAAGAAAGTGATGGCAGAAGGTATGAAAGTTGTTTACGAAAACTACCATATTTATGATGCTTTACTTCGTAATTCATCAGTTGCCAATCACATACCAGAATCGCTAATGGATATAAAGCTTAATCCATGGAGCATTGGTCATACAATGCCAAAGTTTGCGAAAAAGCCTTTCCATGTCATATTTAAGCACGCAATGGAGGAACTGAAGCATGAATAA
- the eno gene encoding phosphopyruvate hydratase: MKIEKVHAREIMDSRGNPTVEVEVTLENGVMGRASVPSGASTGENEALELRDGDKNRFLGKGVLKAVENVNNLIAPALKGDCVLNQRAIDYKMLELDGTPTKSKLGANAILGVSLAVAQAAAKALNIPLYRYIGGANTYVLPVPMMNIINGGAHSDAPIAFQEFMIRPVGAPSEKEGIRMGAEVFHALAKLLKKRGLSTAVGDEGGFAPKFDGIEDALDSIIQAIKDAGYEPGKDVKIAMDCAASEFAVCEDGKWFYDYRQLKNGMPKDPNGKKLSADEQIAYLEHLITKYPIDSIEDGLDENDWENWVKLTSAIGDRCQLVGDDLFVTNVKFLEKGIKMGAANSILIKVNQIGSLTETLEAIEMAHRHGYTTVTSHRSGETEDTTIADIAVATNSGQIKTGSMSRTDRMAKYNQLIRIEEELGACAKYGYAKLK; this comes from the coding sequence ATGAAGATTGAAAAAGTACATGCTCGCGAGATTATGGACTCACGTGGCAATCCTACAGTTGAAGTAGAGGTAACTCTCGAAAATGGTGTAATGGGTCGTGCAAGCGTTCCATCTGGTGCTTCTACCGGTGAGAACGAGGCTCTGGAGCTTCGTGATGGCGACAAGAACCGTTTCTTGGGTAAGGGTGTTCTCAAGGCTGTTGAGAATGTAAACAACCTTATCGCTCCAGCTTTGAAGGGTGACTGCGTGCTAAATCAGCGTGCTATTGACTACAAGATGCTTGAACTCGATGGTACTCCTACTAAGAGTAAGCTCGGTGCTAATGCTATTCTCGGTGTTTCTTTGGCTGTAGCTCAGGCTGCTGCTAAGGCATTGAACATTCCATTGTATCGTTATATCGGTGGTGCAAATACTTATGTATTGCCAGTACCTATGATGAATATCATCAACGGTGGTGCTCACTCTGATGCTCCTATCGCATTCCAGGAGTTCATGATTCGCCCTGTAGGTGCTCCTTCTGAGAAGGAAGGTATCCGTATGGGTGCTGAGGTATTCCACGCACTTGCTAAGCTTTTGAAGAAGCGCGGTCTCTCTACTGCTGTAGGTGATGAGGGTGGTTTCGCTCCTAAGTTCGATGGTATCGAGGATGCACTCGATTCAATCATTCAGGCTATCAAGGACGCTGGTTATGAGCCAGGCAAGGATGTTAAGATTGCTATGGACTGTGCTGCTTCTGAGTTCGCTGTATGCGAGGATGGTAAGTGGTTCTATGACTATCGTCAGTTGAAGAATGGTATGCCAAAGGATCCTAATGGTAAGAAGCTTAGCGCTGATGAGCAGATTGCTTACCTCGAGCACCTTATCACAAAGTATCCTATCGACTCTATCGAGGATGGTCTCGATGAGAACGACTGGGAGAACTGGGTTAAGTTGACATCTGCTATCGGTGATCGTTGCCAGCTCGTTGGTGATGACTTGTTCGTAACTAACGTTAAGTTCCTCGAGAAGGGTATCAAGATGGGTGCAGCTAACTCTATCCTTATCAAGGTTAACCAGATTGGTTCTTTGACAGAGACTCTCGAGGCTATCGAGATGGCTCATCGTCATGGTTACACAACTGTAACTTCACACCGTTCTGGTGAGACTGAAGATACAACTATCGCTGACATCGCAGTTGCAACAAACTCTGGTCAGATTAAGACTGGTTCTATGTCTCGTACAGACCGTATGGCTAAGTACAACCAGCTCATCCGTATTGAGGAGGAACTTGGTGCTTGTGCTAAGTATGGTTACGCAAAGTTGAAGTAA
- a CDS encoding LutC/YkgG family protein: protein MNKEDLFSKLRRNTKEQFDMPEKPIEGIKYQDVVQQFIEMSHIVGCEVIEAKAEDDINALIQKAYPDAKVLASSVKGIKADLNPDTVSKAQDLNGTDVGIIQGEIAVAENGCVWVPQTMKERVVCFISENLVILVQRNNIVNNIHEAYKKINMTDYGYGCFISGPSKTADIEQALVMGAQAARGVTVIIMG, encoded by the coding sequence ATGAATAAAGAAGATTTATTTAGCAAATTACGACGTAATACAAAAGAACAGTTTGATATGCCCGAGAAGCCTATTGAGGGTATTAAATATCAAGATGTAGTACAGCAATTTATTGAGATGAGTCATATTGTAGGCTGTGAAGTCATTGAGGCTAAGGCGGAAGATGATATCAATGCACTGATACAAAAGGCTTATCCCGATGCTAAGGTATTGGCTTCAAGTGTAAAAGGAATAAAGGCAGACCTTAATCCTGACACTGTTTCAAAGGCACAAGACCTCAATGGAACAGATGTAGGAATCATTCAGGGAGAAATTGCTGTAGCAGAGAACGGATGTGTATGGGTGCCACAAACAATGAAAGAAAGAGTTGTTTGTTTCATCTCAGAAAACCTTGTAATCCTCGTTCAACGTAACAATATTGTCAATAATATACATGAAGCATATAAAAAGATCAACATGACAGACTATGGTTACGGCTGTTTTATATCCGGTCCAAGCAAAACAGCCGATATTGAACAAGCACTTGTCATGGGAGCACAAGCAGCACGTGGAGTTACAGTTATCATAATGGGATAA
- a CDS encoding (Fe-S)-binding protein has translation MRVGLFIPCYVDALYPQVGVATYKLLRKLKLDVVYPEHQTCCGQPMANGGFQRMSNHLAGRFEDKFKDFDYIVTPSVSCAAFVRVNYPQILDHECQTPKKTMELVEFLHDVLKVKELPGSFPHVVSVHNSCHGVRELTLSTPSELQEKPVNKIVELLKLKEGITVKEPDRKDECCGFGGMFAVEEPYISTAMGNDKVKRHMDTGAEFITGSDSSCLMHMQGVAGKNHYPIKFMHIAEILAAGL, from the coding sequence ATGAGAGTTGGTCTCTTTATTCCATGTTACGTCGATGCACTTTATCCACAAGTAGGCGTAGCAACTTATAAGCTTTTGAGAAAGCTAAAATTAGATGTAGTCTATCCCGAACATCAGACTTGTTGTGGTCAACCAATGGCAAATGGTGGCTTTCAGCGTATGTCTAATCACCTTGCTGGACGTTTTGAGGATAAGTTTAAAGACTTCGATTATATTGTAACACCGAGTGTATCTTGTGCTGCTTTTGTGCGGGTTAATTACCCACAAATACTCGATCATGAGTGTCAGACACCTAAAAAAACAATGGAGTTGGTAGAATTCTTACATGATGTTCTGAAGGTAAAGGAACTTCCTGGAAGTTTTCCTCATGTCGTGTCTGTTCATAACTCTTGTCATGGTGTACGTGAATTAACGCTTAGTACACCTTCTGAATTGCAAGAGAAACCTGTAAATAAGATAGTCGAATTATTGAAACTCAAGGAAGGTATCACAGTTAAAGAACCTGATCGCAAGGATGAATGTTGCGGTTTTGGTGGTATGTTTGCTGTTGAAGAACCTTATATCAGCACTGCTATGGGTAACGATAAAGTGAAACGTCATATGGATACGGGAGCTGAGTTTATCACTGGTTCGGATAGTTCATGCTTAATGCACATGCAGGGTGTAGCAGGAAAGAACCACTATCCTATCAAGTTCATGCATATAGCTGAGATCTTAGCTGCAGGTTTATGA
- a CDS encoding DNA topoisomerase 3, translated as MIVCIAEKPSVAKDIARILGANKACNGYMEGNNYQVTWTFGHLCELKEPNDYFTNWKYWSLAALPMIPPRFGIKLIEDEGIKKQFAVIEKLYQSAEMIINCGDAGQEGELIQRWVMQKAGVKCPVKRLWISSMTDEAIREGFANLKEQEQYQPLYLAGLSRAIGDWLLGMNATRLYTLKYGNNSYGRGQVLSIGRVQTPTLALIVQRQKEIDNFKPEPYWVLATVYRDTQFTATKGKFTSKEEGEKAFSTIEGKPFTITSVAKKKGAEQPKQLYDLTSLQVDCNRKFGFSAEMTLNTIQTLYERKLTTYPRVDTQFLSDDIYPKCPQIMNGLFQTTFAGKKPYADIVKTLGGKPLPKTKRVFDSSKVTDHHAIIPTGVLPQGLTDAEQKVYDLIARRFIAAFYPDCKFSTTTVLGKVDEIEFKVSGKEILDLGWRVCTDTPSGSSSTPTDDSQEGSATASPLLPTFKKGESGPHTPTLTEKQTTPPKHYTEASLLRAMETAGKFVEDETLRAAMKENGIGRPSSRAGIIETLFKRHYIRRKRKNIEATDTGIALIDTIHEKLLTSAELTGIWEKKLRDIEAKKYDASQFINELKEQLTNIVNDVLADNSSRKIGEVEGNKEK; from the coding sequence ATGATAGTTTGCATTGCAGAGAAACCCAGTGTTGCTAAAGATATAGCTCGAATCCTTGGTGCCAACAAGGCTTGTAACGGCTATATGGAGGGCAATAATTACCAAGTAACATGGACCTTCGGCCACCTTTGTGAGTTGAAGGAACCTAATGATTATTTTACAAACTGGAAATATTGGAGTCTCGCTGCATTGCCAATGATACCTCCACGCTTCGGTATTAAGCTCATTGAGGACGAAGGTATCAAGAAGCAGTTTGCTGTTATTGAGAAGCTTTACCAGTCGGCTGAGATGATTATCAACTGTGGTGACGCTGGTCAGGAAGGTGAATTAATTCAGCGGTGGGTAATGCAAAAAGCAGGTGTAAAGTGCCCTGTGAAGCGTCTTTGGATATCTTCGATGACAGATGAAGCTATTCGTGAAGGTTTCGCCAACTTAAAGGAACAAGAGCAGTATCAACCACTTTACCTCGCAGGATTGTCTCGTGCAATTGGTGACTGGCTGTTAGGAATGAATGCTACCCGCCTCTATACATTAAAGTATGGCAACAATAGTTATGGTAGAGGTCAGGTTCTGTCAATTGGTCGAGTACAGACACCAACCTTGGCACTCATCGTACAGCGACAGAAAGAGATAGATAACTTTAAGCCAGAGCCTTATTGGGTATTAGCTACAGTCTATCGTGATACGCAGTTTACGGCAACAAAGGGTAAATTCACCTCTAAAGAAGAAGGAGAAAAAGCCTTCTCAACGATTGAAGGAAAGCCTTTTACGATTACAAGTGTAGCGAAAAAGAAAGGGGCAGAACAGCCTAAGCAGCTTTATGATCTCACCTCTCTGCAGGTAGATTGTAATCGTAAGTTTGGATTCTCTGCTGAGATGACACTCAATACGATTCAAACTCTCTACGAACGTAAGCTTACAACTTATCCACGTGTTGACACACAGTTTCTCTCTGATGATATTTATCCAAAGTGTCCACAGATAATGAACGGACTCTTTCAAACTACCTTTGCAGGTAAAAAGCCTTATGCCGATATTGTGAAGACGTTGGGTGGCAAACCATTACCTAAGACAAAACGCGTTTTTGATTCCTCAAAGGTGACAGATCACCATGCCATTATTCCAACTGGTGTACTACCACAAGGGCTGACAGATGCTGAACAAAAGGTATACGACCTCATTGCTCGTCGCTTTATTGCAGCTTTCTATCCCGATTGCAAGTTTTCTACGACAACAGTATTAGGCAAGGTAGACGAAATAGAGTTTAAGGTTTCTGGCAAAGAAATATTAGACTTGGGTTGGAGAGTTTGCACTGATACACCATCAGGTTCCTCCTCTACCCCAACAGATGACAGCCAAGAAGGAAGCGCAACAGCCTCTCCTCTACTTCCTACCTTTAAGAAAGGGGAATCTGGACCGCACACCCCTACCCTTACCGAAAAGCAAACAACCCCTCCAAAACATTACACAGAAGCCTCTTTGCTTCGTGCAATGGAAACAGCTGGTAAGTTTGTTGAGGACGAAACCCTGCGTGCTGCTATGAAGGAGAATGGTATCGGACGCCCTTCATCGCGTGCAGGAATTATTGAAACGCTCTTTAAACGCCATTATATTCGTCGTAAAAGAAAAAACATAGAAGCTACTGATACAGGTATTGCACTGATTGATACGATTCACGAGAAACTTCTCACATCAGCTGAATTGACGGGTATCTGGGAGAAGAAACTTCGTGATATTGAAGCAAAGAAATACGATGCGTCTCAATTTATTAACGAATTGAAAGAGCAGCTTACTAACATAGTCAACGACGTGTTAGCTGACAATTCATCACGAAAAATTGGTGAAGTAGAGGGTAATAAAGAGAAGTAG